From the Juglans microcarpa x Juglans regia isolate MS1-56 chromosome 3D, Jm3101_v1.0, whole genome shotgun sequence genome, the window TATTGAAAATGTTGTTAAATAATCCATGGTGCTTTCATAAAGTCAAGGATGATTATTAATATGTTCTCTTTTCATGTTAAtgctgaatatatataaaaggacgTTGTTGtcatatatagtataaaaacaagttgcatgcatatatatagctAGAGCCCTAGCTAGCTATTTCTAAATATAACTCTAGTACCccattaatttcatatataagcttactagctagctagctaaggtACCAGCAAACTTTCTATTTGCCTTCCACATGGAGCAGCTGCTAGcactttcaatatatatatatatatatagagagagagagagagagagagagagagagagagagagagagagttgtcaGATGTTGCTGATCATCAGATTGATTACGcttaattagttaaaatttattcaaaatcagCCTCCAtcgattattaattaacataatttctgCTTCAGATCATCAATATCTTCCGTCACCCAATAATTCTGAGAATCCATTTGAAAGAGAGAAACTGTTGAGGGTTCGATGATTTGATGGCTACTTATAATtgtcttcatatatatatatatatatatgtttgattaATAATTAAGATCCATTTCTGGTTTTTGGAAGCATTATTTATTTGgggattttttttatgggaGTAAGACAATGACTGCTAGCTAGCTCTAgcttaataaagaaattaaatgaaaatatgttaacattatacaaatataaatatatttatatatatatatacatataattaaacACCATATTGTGGAAGGTTGTTGGTTTTATTATTGTCTTCTTTCTCTTGTGATGGCCGGTTTAGTTCTTGGAACTTTTTTGAGTAGTCATGATCATGACTGCAATAGTACTTTggaaatgctatatatatataatatgtatagaGGTTAAGCATTCATTGGCATCTTcagtataattaaaatttaaaagtaatcaAGAAGGTGTAGCTCAATGACATCAACCTGAGATTACTGATGTCATTTATTGATCAGCTTGTTGAGGCAAAACCTGGTTTCATTTCTCTTGGATCCGCAGTAACCCCAAACCTTAGAGAACCCAGCTGTAAGAGATTTTTCATTACTAAGTACGAGCACTTCTGATCTGATAATCATTGCCaaataaaccctaaaatatGGTTGAGACGTTTTCCCCTCATTGAACTACACCTTATTATAGTAACTAAATTAAGGAtatgttagagagagagagagagaataccaCACCTTCTTTCAGATCCTCTAACACAGAAGATGTTATTTGTACAATCCTGACAAGTAACTTAAAAACACTTTCAATATGGGGACTTTCAGGAACCTTTATACTATTAAAACCATGACTATCGGATATTTTGACTGCCAGTAAATGATCCTTGCTTTTGGTTCAAAGATACATGGAGGGCCTTGGCCGATGCTATGGCAGAGTCTCCTCTCTTGACAATTTTCTCGAGCTCTCCAACCATCTCTGATAGCAAACTCACATTTGAGTTGGTCGACTGGACCAGTTTGTTTGCAGTTTCCAGAGCAGAGCAAAACTACCAAGAAAAAGTGGGGAAGGGTCGCAAAATTGtcagaataaagaaaaatgtgcttcttcttttttcttttttttgtcctGAAGAATCAGCCTTCCAAAACAGATTGGGGATTTAGGACAAGACTGTGCCTCCAGTTTAATGCGAACCAACATATGTTTGCGTGAATTGTGTGAAAGGTGCGGTTGTGAAATAGTAAAGTACTTTATAAAGCCAACATAGCAACTGTCCTATTAATGAGTACTATAACACTGAGAAATTAAGAAGTGATTAATTTATGCTGGATCCAATGAAAAAATGGCACCATGAACACCCTCTGCACACTTGAAAGGCCAGTAATGGTGGATTTATATCATGTTCGGGAGTGTCAAAAAAGCTAATCATAGAGACAGATATGTCATAACCATAACTTATATCTGTCTAAACAGCTGAATTATCACCTTTAGAGTTAGAGCTGTCCATGAGTGGTCTGTACCAGAGAGAGCCTCATTCAAGTGGTTGTACTCTTCCTGAATCAAGATTAATAGAATTAGATGCTTCCTGCTGTAGTATATACATGAACACTACAATGCAGATTAAATCAAAAtggcaagaaaaataattacttGTAGATTTGAAACTCTTAAAAGATTGCCTCTGGTAGATTTGAAACTTTATCCATGGCAATTATAAGATTAACCTTACTTCAATGAGCTGCTGAGGATCACGTTAGATACAAATTGAAGAGCTTCACCACTAAGTAAGGGCAATGATGTGGATTGAGAAGCTTCCAATATTGCACGTGCcaagtttattttgttaattgattgcttttgttttgttgcaTAGATTATTGTTGTCATTATCAAAGAAGGCACAATATGTTGGGTGTGCTGTCAGGTGTTTTACTATTTCGGGAGTCTTTAATGTTTATCAAATAAGCTTTTTTAAGGCTATATGGATTGTAAGCAGACATTGAATTGCTCAATTGTTATTAAAAGTTCGAATTCAGTCCCCACTTTGAGGTGAGATTCCTTTGGTTTAGTCGTGATGAGGCTCCACAGCATCCTAGGACAAGGGTGTGTGACACTCATATTCCTGAGTAATTATTAGGTACTCCCGGAGGACGGGCATGTGATACTCTCATCCTATCATAGAATGCGATGCCAATAAAAATTGAagcaattataattttatggcaTATTGTAACAGGATGGGAGTAACATGTCATCCTTTTCTTTGTGAATACCTAATAATTTTCCCTTCTTTCCAAGGTTATTGGTGTGACTCCAATAACTTATTAATGAGATTCTAGGACAAGACCGTTGTAGATAGTacagctcaagtcccacatttctggttgggatagggtctgataccatttgtaatgccccaatggaaggtccaagccacatagcctatactccaaaCTAGTCAATGGTATATTTGGAACTCTATTGGACCCATTATAaggagcaagaacttctcattcccaagtaatgtgtgatacaccacctacccttacacatcatatggggtatcacaacaCCACTTATAGATATCCCTAAAACAATAGCAATCAATTTCTTACTTGGtcattcaaatattcaaaagaaagGTTTCTTTACTACTTTTTGAATACTTGGTCCTAAAGCTTCTTAAAATTTGACCAAGCCATGGACCAGCGGTATCACCTAAATATCCAACTTTGAaatttaactctctctctctctctctctctctctctcggtttgaGAAGAGAACTTAGCCCAGCCTAAAGAGCCCAAACCAAAAACTCTCGCAAAAACCTAAGGTGTGCTATGAGTGTGTTtacaaaagatagaaaaattatGAGTGCTACTATACTTTGGTGTGACAGTGAGCAAAATAAGTAGAAGTAACTATCTTTGTTGAAAAAGTTGGCAAGCCAAGTCTATCCATCGCTAGGATTTCAATCAGTTCTTTTGGAAGATATATTTTGGTTGAAAAAGGAGCATCATTCTCTGCTGCCCCTCCTTTGATATCACCCACACTTACGGGGAACGTAAGTGTGGGTGATATCAAAGAAGTATTACAGGTACACAATCTACCACTCAAGCCTGAGATCACGCCACATACCATATTAAGCATTAATGGCTACAACACCTCAACCACAACTCAAGTGTGGGTGATTTTCTCCTGgattattgtgatttttttttcatgtttttccgTATATATTTACACCAATGTACAGAACATATTGTAAGAAAtgatttcattttcaataagcaattcaatatttatcatGGTATCATAGAATACCCTTATGTCCTTTCTCTGTTTCTACCCTTGAAAAGCAGAGCATCATTTTGCTGCCTTTCAGCATCCGGATTCGGTAGAAATCATGACTTCTCAATCTAAtcactcttcttcctcttctatcACCTCATCAGCCAATGATCATTCCAGCCCTTACTTTCTTCATCATGGTGACAGTCCTGGAGTTCTATTGGTTTCTCAACCACTTGTTGGCGATAACTACTCCACATGGAGTAGGTCTATGTTTATGGCTTTAAgcgccaaaaaataaaacagggTTTATTGATGGTACAATCTCCAAACCTTTTAGTAACACTGATCCACTCTATTTACCATGGATTTGTTGCAATCATATGGTCCTCTCTTGGATTTTAAACACTCTTTCCAAAGATCTTGCTGCCAGTGTTATTTATATTGATAATGCTCTCACAAAGCAATGCTCCTCATATCTTCCAACTCCAGAAAGCGATTTCCTCACTTAACCAGAATCAAACATCTGTTAGTACTTATTTCACCAAGCTAAAAGGCTATTGGGACGAACTGCTAAATTACCCGAATGGTCTTGTGGTGCTCTCCGAAAATTGGCGGAATACCAACAAGAAGACTACGTTATGTATTTTTTGATGGGTCTCAACGATTCATTCTCCCACATTCGTGGCCAAATTTTACTTATGGATCCGCTTCCCCCAATCATCAAATTGTTTTGATGGGTCTGACACTTACGGGTATCAGACGAATCCTACCATGTCTGAGCCACATCTGAGTCTGATACTTGCGGGACATGGATACGTTAGCCCTTCTAAAGAAGCAGATTAACAGGAAACACTGTTTTGAAGAGCACAGATTAACATAGGAATTCACTAATAAGCGAAAACGCACCCAAGTTAGACTTCTCATAGCTCCTTGACAATGGTACATGCGACTTCCCCTAACATTACTAATGTACGAAGATTCCAGAACTAAATGAGCGTTTCACTCAATTGGAAGACAAATCAGGATCTGGGTGTTGAAGTTACATAAATATCAGAAACAAATTGCTCAGATTTCAAGAAAAATTGCTCCGATTAGAAGCTGTCTTTCAAAGCTGTATCATTTAGGACAAAAAACCTGGTCCTTTCTTCTTCGACTGCCACCAACTTACCTTTTTTTGTCCAACAACTCACTAGAAAGTAGAAAGTAATCTTAATCAAAACTACGAAACCCGTAACGGCTCTAAGTATGATAATTCAGAGGGTATGAgataaatttcaataaaaagagaaagaaaacgaGCGGAGAtttgataatatatagaatCAAAGAAGATGAATAGGAAAGTGAACCTGGAAGAGCTTGGTGAGGTCCAAGGCTTGGATTGAGGGGTGTCATTGGGCTGGAAACTGAAGAGGGAGATGACGAGAGAGGGGTTTGGGGATGGCGCGAAGGGGCAGCACCGTCAGTGTCTCCGAGATCGCGGAGCAGATCGCCAATACATAGAAGCGGACCACCTATGCCTCTCATCTTACATTAGGCTCTTTCGTTTCTGGGAACTGGGTTCCTTTACGTGTTTATTGCAAATTTATAGGTTGTCGAGGTATATTATCCTTCGTGTTGGGCTTGGCCCTAAAGAGAAGCTCAGAGCTTTCATCCCAAGGCCTAGGTGTTGGGCTTGGCCCTAAGAGGTCTCCTTAGAATTTTAccaggtgaaaaaaaaaaaaaaaaaaaacggaagCAAAATAGAGATgttattcattataatttttttttaattattgaatatCGTGTCAACAGATAATTAAAAaacgataaatatttttttaaaaaattaaaa encodes:
- the LOC121256646 gene encoding LOW QUALITY PROTEIN: uncharacterized protein LOC121256646 (The sequence of the model RefSeq protein was modified relative to this genomic sequence to represent the inferred CDS: deleted 1 base in 1 codon), which translates into the protein MRGIGGPLLCIGDLLRDLGDTDGAAPSRHPQTPLSSSPSSVSSPMTPLNPSLDLTKLFQEEYNHLNEALSGTDHSWTALTLKFCSALETANKLVQSTNSNVSLLSEMVGELEKIVKRGDSAIASAKALHVSLNQKQGSFTGSQNIR